In Malus sylvestris chromosome 15, drMalSylv7.2, whole genome shotgun sequence, a single genomic region encodes these proteins:
- the LOC126602349 gene encoding wall-associated receptor kinase-like 14, with product MKYFTLIVSVLVIPLLTVHAANSCNQACPGYRPSPIQYPFGFSSGCEIRLNCIPNGGIAIGEFPIQSINQDSIRINLKSHCNRPLHTLRNFYSRKYAPTSRNAILLQNCTEGTASGSCEIPNLLVQARFDAPPNCSSNSSLSCYAETRKDVPFLDFGSVERKDCKFLLSSISAPPQLLNSSTPAAPVMLEVEVLDLGWWLEGTCGCDKNANCTTVVSPNGTDGYRCNCKEGFLGDGYVAGSGCWKVSSTCNPAKFLSGQCGGKSRFILLIGAVFVGASLMISVALLCCFIRRRSKLKARHSTKRLLSAATGNCNIPFYSYKEIEKATNSFSDKQRLGNGAYGTVYAGKLHDEWVAIKRIKHRGHESMDQVMNEIKLISSVRHPNLVQLLGCSIEHGEQILVYEFMENGTLCQHLQRERGEGLSWLSRLNIAAETAQAISHLHSAANPPIYHRDIKSSNILLDCKFRSKVADFGLSRLGMVETSHISTAPQGTPGYLDPQYHQNFHLSDKSDVYSFGVVLAEIISGLKAVDFNRPPDEVNLAALATDRIGRACLNEIIDPFLEPCMDDAWTLSSVQKVAELAFRCLAFHRDMRPTMIEVTAELELIKLSRWPSSEENTYTASSEGSSHCSPSSVSEKPLSITKSRSLRSVIALQNGDAGSFNSSEKLRDNSPVSFQDTWLSERSSPSSNSLLSNVIQ from the exons ATGAAGTATTTCACCCTAATTGTATCCGTACTTGTTATTCCACTACTCACCGTCCATGCAGCAAATAGCTGCAACCAAGCGTGCCCGGGTTACAGGCCCAGCCCGATTCAGTACCCTTTCGGGTTCTCATCGGGCTGCGAAATCCGGCTTAACTGCATTCCAAACGGCGGAATCGCAATCGGGGAGTTTCCAATCCAGTCCATAAACCAGGACAGCATAAGAATCAACCTCAAGAGCCATTGCAACCGCCCCCTCCACACCCTCCGCAACTTCTACAGCCGGAAATACGCCCCGACGTCACGAAACGCGATTCTTCTTCAGAACTGTACGGAAGGGACGGCGTCGGGCAGCTGCGAGATTCCCAACCTTCTGGTGCAGGCGCGGTTTGACGCGCCGCCCAATTGCAGCTCCAACAGCAGCCTCAGCTGCTACGCCGAGACTAGAAAGGATGTCCCatttttggactttggaagcGTCGAGAGGAAGGATTGCAAGTTCTTGCTGTCGTCGATTTCGGCGCCGCCGCAACTTTTGAATAGCTCGACGCCGGCGGCGCCGGTGATGCTGGAGGTGGAAGTGTTGGATTTGGGGTGGTGGCTTGAGGGTACTTGTGGGTGTGACAAGAACGCCAATTGTACGACCGTCGTATCGCCAAATGGGACTGATGGATATAGATGCAACTGTAAGGAGGGGTTTCTTGGAGATGGATACGTTGCTGGGTCAGGCTGCTGGAAAG TCTCATCGACTTGCAACCCTGCGAAATTCTTGTCTGGCCAATGTGGAGGAAAGTCCAGGTTCATCCTTTTGATTGGAG CCGTTTTTGTTGGAGCTTCATTGATGATCAGTGTGGCTCTGCTATGCTGCTTCATTCGCCGACGATCCAAGCTGAAAGCGAGACACAGCACGAAACGCCTTCTATCCGCAGCTACAGGCAACTGCAACATTCCCTTCTACTCCTAcaaagaaatcgaaaaggccaCAAATAGCTTCTCCGACAAGCAAAGGCTGGGGAACGGAGCCTATGGAACTGTTTATGCTGGTAAACTCCATGACGAATGGGTTGCCATAAAGAGAATCAAACACAGAGGACACGAAAGCATGGACCAAGTCATGAACGAGATCAAGCTCATTTCATCTGTAAGGCACCCGAATTTAGTCCAGTTATTAGGTTGCTCCATTGAACACGGTGAGCAGATTCTTGTGTACGAGTTCATGGAAAATGGGACATTGTGTCAGCATTtgcaaagagagagaggggaaggGCTTTCTTGGCTCTCACGCCTGAACATTGCCGCTGAAACTGCTCAAGCAATATCCCATCTTCACTCCGCTGCTAACCCTCCGATATATCACAGAGACATCAAGTCGAGCAACATTCTTTTGGACTGCAAGTTCAGATCCAAAGTAGCGGATTTTGGCCTTTCAAGGCTAGGGATGGTGGAAACCTCCCACATTTCAACGGCTCCGCAGGGGACTCCGGGTTATCTTGACCCTCAATACCATCAGAACTTCCATCTCTCCGATAAAAGCGATGTCTATAGCTTTGGTGTGGTGCTTGCTGAGATCATATCAGGGTTGAAAGCTGTAGATTTTAACCGCCCACCAGATGAAGTAAACTTGGCAGCTCTAGCAACTGACAGAATCGGAAGGGCGTGTTTAAATGAAATCATAGACCCCTTTCTCGAGCCCTGTATGGATGACGCTTGGACCCTTTCGTCGGTTCAAAAGGTCGCTGAATTGGCATTCAGATGCCTTGCATTTCACCGAGACATGAGACCGACAATGATAGAAGTGACAGCTGAGTTGGAGCTCATCAAGCTAAGCAGATGGCCGTCTTCAGAAGAAAACACTTACACAGCTTCATCGGAGGGATCCTCCCATTGCTCTCCATCTAGCGTGAGCGAAAAGCCTCTAAGTATTACCAAATCCCGATCACTTCGAAGCGTCATTGCGCTGCAGAATGGGGATGCCGGTAGCTTCAATTCGAGCGAAAAGTTAAGGGACAATTCACCGGTCTCTTTTCAAGATACGTGGTTAAGCGAACGGAGCTCGCCTTCATCGAACAGTTTGCTGAGTAATGTAATTCAGTGA